The Lutra lutra chromosome 16, mLutLut1.2, whole genome shotgun sequence genome segment AGCTCTTGAATCACTGGTCTTTTGTCAGACAACTTCTCTGGGTCTTAAAGTTCTTTTTGGTATCTACCCTATCATGTTATGGCTCGAGCCCATTTCCTGTTTTGTAGAAGTGGAAGAGGGAACCAGAAGATTCCTCTGCATCCTTCAGAACCTTGAAGGCTGTTTTGTTgtcggtggtggtggtggtggttgacTGAGTTTCAGGGTCCTCCGGGTTGACTATACCCCGTTCCTTTCATCTTTCCCCGCAGGAACTTTACAAATCAAAGTCACGTGTGCCCATTACTCCCTGTGTGTACCTAAGCGACCGCTCAGGCCTCCACTACTGCCCCAAGGCCCCTTGGTCTCCTTCTTGACTTCCAGGCCCCTCTGTGGTTGTGGGCTGAGCAGTGTATACTTTAATGAAGCATAACCAGCCCCCAAGTTGACCCCCCTTGACCATCCACCCAGAGAAAGCAAATCATCCCCGGGTAGCGAGAACCAGTTCAGGGGCAGGGGGTCATTCCCAGAGCGCCAGTTCGCCAGCTGCAACAGGGGACAGGGTCTACCCAGTTTCCCCAACTCGTTTGCTTTCTGCAGAATAAGATCCAGCGGATTGAGAACCTTGCCTGTGTCCCCTCCTTGCGGTACGTGGTGTCAGGGCTCaggactgggggagagggagagagtggggagagggggagaccCGGCCATGCCCCAGAGAATTGGTCCAGACTTCTCCAAGCTTAATGTCTTGTCCACCGAGGACCCAACAAGCCctgctctgcttcccccacccaggGGGCCACAAGTCCCCACTCATCATCAGGCTGCTCAGCCAGGGCACCCCGGGCGCCTGGTGTCCTCCTCCCTTCCACCCATGGTTCCATGATGCAGCTCTGTCTTTgcatcccttccttccccccgCAGCTTCCTGTCTCTGGCAGGAAACCAAATCAAGCAGGTGGAAAACCTCCGTGACCTCCCACATCTCCAGTTTCTGGACCTTTCTGAGAACCTGATAGAAACACTGAAGCTGGGTAGGAAGGCCCTGGCCCCAGCTCATGGGATAAGCCTTGTGTGGGCCCCCCCTTCTCCGCTACCATCTCCCCAAGCTTGCATTGGCAGCACAGCCTCTGGGGGTCTGGGGAGGCTGTACAAAGAGACAGAGGCTTTGGGCCAGGAGAGGTGTAGGACACCCTTGTTCCCTTCTCCCTGGTGCACACAGATGAGTTCCCTCAGAGCCTTCTCATCCTCAACCTGACCGGAAACAGCTGCACCAACCAGAATGGATACAGGTGAGGAGGACATGAGGGCAGGAAGAAATGGGGGGTGGCCGAGCTCCTCTTCCTACCTCCACGCAGGCCCCCTCTCAGCCTGCAAACCCGGGGTCACCACCACCCCAGCTCAAGTGGGATGCTTTTTCTCTCCCATCCCGAGGTCCACATGGAGCCAGCCCTTAGCTTTTCAGGACTGACCACAGGCCCATCTCCCCGCCTGTGAACACTAGCCCTCCCAGTGTGGTTGCTGCGGCTTGAGTCTGCATTtcctcccaggctccccacccatGGGTGCTCTCCCGGGATGGGGGGTCCTCTGCTCTTTCTGCCCTACAGGGGGCTTGTCACAGAAGCCCTGCCATTGCTCCTGGACCTGGACAAGCAGCCTGTGTTAGAGCGCTGGGCCTCGGATGAGGAGGAGAAAGCCTCAGACGACGAGGAGGAGGAGTTCCCGGAGCTGAGCAGCCCGTTCTGCACAGAGCGAGGTGGTCCTGCCTTCCAAGGCTTGCACCCTCTCTAGAACTCTCCTCTGCCCTGTGGGGCACTGGGGCAGCTAAGGTGGCAGTGACAGCTAGGGAGGCAGCCCCAAGCCAGAGCGGTATCTGGGTCGGAGAGAGACAGTCCCGCCAGGGCCAGGCGTCAGTCTGGGGTGCAAGTGAcgtgtcctccccaccccaaccccaggccCCTCCTCCCAGGGATGGCAGCAGGTTAGTCCGCTCCGGGGGTCAGCCAGAGACCTCCCTGCCAACGGCCTTCCTGCCAAGCCCAGGGCTCCTTCTACCACCTACCGTCTTATCCCTCCCAGACTTCCTCCAGGAGCTGGAGCAGGAGATGGACAGACACAAAGAGCGCAGACAGCAGGCAGCCCTGAATGAGCACCTTCAGAGGATGGAGACGAAGCCCGCCCTCACTGACCTCCCCCTGCTGCCTGGGGGGCCCGTGGCTAAGGACAGCAGTCCCTCTGTCACCCCCAGCCAAGAGAAGGAGACACCCCTCAAGCCCGCCTCCTTGCCACAAGCCCCCTCTGCCACCAAGAAACCCTGCCCTCTGGTTTCCAGCCAGCAAAGCACTGTCCAGGCAAAGAAGGGGACCAAAGCAGCCACAGGTCCCAAGGCCTCTGTGTCCAGGGCCCCCAGCACAACCAAAACTGTGACCAAAAGAATCAAGAAGTGAAGGGCAGCCCGGCCCTACCAGCAATTCCACAGGAacaaggaagggggaagaaaagggcaTGGGTGgggcctcccctcctcctcagaCCCCTCACCTGTGACAGAAGGCTCCCCCAGTAAAATGTCACCCAGCCCTGAGTATGTCTTTCATGTCATTGGGGGGCATCAAGAAGTCAAGGCAGTGGGAAGGAGTCACAGAAATACAGAACCCAACTCTACTGAACGCGTTTCTGGACATTTCAGGAACCACCCAAAGAACTGGCCCACCTCAGGTCCCCACCTGGCTGCCTGGGCCCTGAGCAGGCCTCACGGTGTGGAAGATGCCATCTTCCAGAGGGCACAGCTCACTGCCATCCTCAGGGTGTGCCCTCCAAGGTTCAAGCCAAGGACCAAAAACCCGTGGTCCTCATTCTCCTTAAACATTAGCCCCATAGTGTGCCAGGCACATTCTCTTGGGCATACCCACTCACACACCTGGGGAGACCACCTCTCCTCACAGGCCCCTGCCACAACCTCCCCCATCGAGTCCCCATCCCCCAAGAGAAGAATGTGCTGCCCAGCAGACAACCAGAGGCCCACGGCTGCCCTTTGCCCTCACTtggctctcccacccccactaGAGCCGGGATCAAGTTCACTGAACAGTGAAATAGCGTACTTTATTAAGGCAAAGGCCGAGCTGGCCGCCCAGAACAAGACTGAGGGGAGTGAAGGGCTTGTGCTGATCTTGCCATCCCAGGGGTCCTGTGCCCACCCCAGGCCAGGACCAGCTGTGGCGCTCAGCCATACAcctggctctccctctccacaAAGGCCTGGAAGAGGGCGCCCAGCTCTTGCGGGGGTGGGGCCCACTCCCCGGCCAGCAGCCGCCGTGCAGCCTCGAGGCCTTCTTGCTCCAGGTCCTGCTGCTTCTGCCGGAGCAGCTGCCCCCGATCCTGCCCAGGAAAGGCAGAGATGAGTCCCTGGGACAGGCTTCCCTCCAGATCGCGGGGAGATACCTGCCATCTCCCACAAGCAGGAGAAAGGACTGGGTCCCCGACATTCTCCTGGGCAGCTAGCTTTGAAGGCAGAGACTCCTCCGGGCA includes the following:
- the LRRC46 gene encoding leucine-rich repeat-containing protein 46 — encoded protein: MMPGAKLAQSPEEGGVCITEALITKRNLTFPEDEDLSEKMFHTLAELQTVRLDREGITTIGNLEGLQNLHSLYLQANKIQRIENLACVPSLRFLSLAGNQIKQVENLRDLPHLQFLDLSENLIETLKLDEFPQSLLILNLTGNSCTNQNGYRGLVTEALPLLLDLDKQPVLERWASDEEEKASDDEEEEFPELSSPFCTERDFLQELEQEMDRHKERRQQAALNEHLQRMETKPALTDLPLLPGGPVAKDSSPSVTPSQEKETPLKPASLPQAPSATKKPCPLVSSQQSTVQAKKGTKAATGPKASVSRAPSTTKTVTKRIKK